A DNA window from Solanum lycopersicum chromosome 3, SLM_r2.1 contains the following coding sequences:
- the LOC138347458 gene encoding uncharacterized protein, with protein MLRNANARNANAAPLVSDQEVSNAEFRNAIQMLDQSMTNQNNRVHSHVNENGGSVAARIRDFVRMNSPEFLGSQSNEDHQNFMDEIKKIFEWKENRDANAAPITWDCFSETFLDRFFPIEWREAKAQEFMNLRQGNMTVQEYGLKFNQLSRYSPHMVADSRAQMNKFLYGVSDSVKTECRNATLLGYMNISRLMTHAQHVEGDKIKEQAKENKKARNGNYDYSQQKLGGGNHSQSQQKFSAPSPSSTSVPSSKNSYD; from the exons ATGCTAAGGAATGCGAATGCCAGGAATGCAAACGCAGCTCCTCTGGTCTCAGATCAGGAAGTCTCCAATGCTGAGTTTAGAAATGCTATACAGATGTTGGATCAGAGTATGACCAACCAGAACAATCGGGTTCATTctcatgtgaatgaaaatggtggatCAGTAGCAGCAAGGAtccgtgactttgttaggatgaattcgcctgagttcttaggatcacaatCCAATGAGGATCATCAGAATTTCatggatgagatcaagaaaatctttgag tggaagGAGAATAGGGATGCAAATGCAGCTCCTATcacttgggattgctttagtgagacttttCTCGACAGGTTTTTTCCAATAGAGTGGAGAGAGGCAAAGgctcaagaattcatgaacttgaggcagggtaacatgacagtccaagagtatgggttaaagtttaaccaactctccaggtactctcctcacatggttgctgactctAGGGCTCAAATGAACaagttcttgtatggagtgtCAGATTCGGTGAAAACTGAGTGCAGAAATGCTACGTTACTTGGatatatgaacatctctaggcttatgactcatgctcagcaTGTTGAGGGTGATAAAATTAAGGAACAAGCtaaggaaaataagaaggctaggaatgggaactatgactattctcagcaAAAATTGGGTGGTGGAAATCATTCGCAGAGTCAGCAGAAGTTTTCAGCTCCATCCCCTTCATCaactagtgttccatcctcaaaGAACAGTTATGACTAG